In the Nocardia asteroides genome, CCGGAGCGGGCGCGGGGGCGGCACCTTCGGGAGCGGGCGCGGGCGCGGCCGGGGTCTGCGCGGTGTTGCGGCCCGCGGCCGGGACCGCGGTCAGCACCGGGCGCACGTAGAGCTTGGCCGTGGTGGCCAGGGTACGGGCCTGCTGGCCGTCCTCACCCGGGACGGTGATCACGATCGTGTCGCCGTCGATCACCACCTCCGAGCCGGAGACGCCGAGGCCGTTCACCCGGTTCTCGATGATGGACTGCGCCTGCTTCAGGCTGTCCTGGCTCGGCCTGCTGCCGTCCGGCGTGCGCGCCGTCAACGTGACCCGCGTGCCTCCCTGCAGGTCGATGCCGAGTTTCGGGGTGGGGGACTTGTCCCCGGTGAAGAAAACCAGCGCGTAGATCAGAGCGAGCAGGGCAACGAAGAGGCCGAGCAGTCGCCATGGATGCGCCGATCCCTGTGACGGAGGCACAGTGGGTCATCTCCTAGAGCGGAAGTCGAGTGGAACCGGCGCGCCTACCGGGCGTGCCGAGACATCCGCGCCGGGTACCGGCGCGGACTGCGGTAATCGCGGCGAGCGCGGTCAGTCCTTGGTCAACCGGGTCTCGGTCTGGGCGGGCGTCTCCTCGGCGCTCGCCGGCGCTGCGGCCTCGGTCTCGTCGGCGACGGCCGGGGCGGTGATGCCCGGCTCCTCGGTGACCACCACTTCCTCGGCGACCACCTCGTCCTCGGTGCGGACCTCGCGGACGGCCTGGCGCAGCCAGGTCGTCACGACCTCCTCGGCGATCTCGAGATCGACGGTCGTCTCGTCGACCTCGACCACGGTGCCGTACAGCCCCGAGGTGGTGGTCACCCGATCCCCGATCTTCAGGTCGTTCTGCATCGCCGAGACCTTCTCGGCCTCACGCTTCTGGCGGCGGACGCCGAGAAACATCGGCACGAGCAGAGCGACCAGCAGCAGCGGAAACAGCAGTTCCATCGTCGACGTCAGTTCCTGGTTCGTGGGTGGGGTGGACAGGTACCCACACAGTCTGCCAGTTGGCGGAACCGGCCCCGCACTCAGGCGGGCGCGCCACCGTAGACGTAGTCGTCCAGCGGGAAACGCACGGCCTCCCAGTGCGCGTTCAGCGTGCTGGTCGGGCGCAGCAGCGCGGCCTCGCCGTGCGGGTCGAAGTAGTAGCTGCGGGCCGACCCGCAGTCGCCGCCGTAGAAGACCGAGGTGCCGAGCCGCTCGGTCACCCGGTCCAGGAATTCGGCGTTCGCGCGCTCGGTGACCTCGAAGGTGGCCGCGCCGCGCCTGGCCAGCTCGCCGAGCAGCCTGCCCATGTGCTTCATCTGCGCCTCGACGGTGGTGAAGTACGAGAGCCCGCTGTAGGAGTACGGGCTGTTCAGGCTGAGGAAGTT is a window encoding:
- the yajC gene encoding preprotein translocase subunit YajC yields the protein MELLFPLLLVALLVPMFLGVRRQKREAEKVSAMQNDLKIGDRVTTTSGLYGTVVEVDETTVDLEIAEEVVTTWLRQAVREVRTEDEVVAEEVVVTEEPGITAPAVADETEAAAPASAEETPAQTETRLTKD